In Lactobacillus sp. PV012, one genomic interval encodes:
- a CDS encoding threonine/serine exporter family protein has translation MPSWLDVLINLSFSWIASVGFALIINVPHRALVACGITGASGWMVYWFGTQASFGRLGSNLLGAFTIGILGYMFAIRKKCPAIIFNIPGIVTLVPGVPAYQAVRALVSGQLSEGEDLLLKVAIVTIAIAMGFMLAQLVIEFFFKYKNGRKRKRNML, from the coding sequence ATACCATCTTGGTTAGATGTTTTAATTAATCTTTCGTTTTCCTGGATTGCCTCTGTTGGTTTTGCACTGATTATTAATGTGCCACATCGTGCATTAGTTGCTTGTGGAATTACCGGAGCCAGTGGGTGGATGGTTTATTGGTTTGGGACCCAAGCTAGTTTTGGTAGACTTGGATCTAACTTATTAGGTGCTTTTACAATTGGGATTTTAGGATATATGTTTGCAATTAGAAAAAAATGTCCTGCAATAATCTTTAATATTCCTGGAATTGTAACCTTGGTTCCGGGCGTGCCTGCCTATCAAGCTGTCCGTGCCTTAGTTAGTGGTCAGTTATCCGAAGGGGAAGATTTGTTATTAAAAGTAGCAATTGTTACAATTGCGATTGCGATGGGCTTTATGTTAGCTCAATTAGTAATTGAATTCTTTTTTAAATATAAAAATGGTAGAAAAAGGAAACGTAATATGTTATAA
- a CDS encoding threonine/serine exporter family protein — MTQTKLAEKQADEILDTCLKAGRLMLEGGSEIYRVEDTMLRIAHNAGVEEARCFITPTGIFMSLGQHSYTQITQVKNRNINLELVDRVNELSRKFAAKEITLKQLRKKLQEISRALPDFPIWLQILGATIMSPTLMILFMGAYDWADFLPAAIIGGGSYGFFLGMKRYTSVRFLAELVTAIVMATSTICLCRLLPILKVDNIIIGALMTLVPGVAITNALRDLFTGDLLSGISRAVEALLTAVALGGGIGFAIKVFAGGL, encoded by the coding sequence ATGACACAAACAAAATTAGCTGAAAAGCAAGCGGATGAGATTTTAGATACTTGCTTAAAAGCAGGACGGCTGATGCTTGAAGGTGGAAGTGAAATTTACCGTGTTGAAGACACAATGCTCCGAATTGCACATAATGCCGGAGTAGAAGAAGCACGCTGCTTTATTACGCCTACAGGAATCTTCATGAGTTTAGGTCAGCATTCCTATACTCAAATTACCCAGGTAAAGAATCGGAATATTAATTTAGAGCTAGTAGATCGTGTTAATGAGCTTTCACGAAAATTCGCAGCCAAAGAAATTACGCTAAAACAGCTACGGAAAAAATTGCAAGAAATATCTCGTGCACTCCCAGATTTTCCAATTTGGCTTCAAATATTGGGGGCAACGATTATGAGTCCAACCTTAATGATTTTGTTTATGGGAGCATATGATTGGGCAGATTTTTTACCAGCAGCGATTATTGGTGGAGGAAGCTATGGCTTTTTCTTGGGGATGAAGCGTTACACAAGTGTGAGATTTTTAGCAGAATTAGTAACTGCAATCGTTATGGCAACCAGTACGATTTGCTTATGCCGCTTATTGCCAATTTTGAAAGTAGATAATATTATTATTGGAGCCTTAATGACTTTAGTTCCAGGTGTGGCAATTACAAATGCTTTGCGAGACCTTTTCACTGGTGATCTGTTATCGGGAATTTCACGAGCAGTGGAAGCCTTGCTAACCGCTGTAGCACTTGGAGGAGGAATTGGGTTTGCGATTAAAGTATTTGCAGGAGGGCTTTAA